TCTCGCTGCAAGACACCTTGGGCAACATCCTGGGTGGCATGGCCCTGCAGACCGACGAGAGCATCAACGTCGGCGACTGGATCAAGGTCGGCGACGTCATCGGGCGAGTCGCCAACATTCACTGGCGCTACACCGCCGTGGAGACGCGCAACTGGGAGACGGTGGTGATCCCGAACTCGGTGCTGCTGAAGAACCAGGTGATCGTGCTGGGCCGGCGCACGGGGCAACCGATCCAGTGGCGGCGCTGGGTGTGGTTCAACGTGGACTACCGCTTCTCCCCTCCGGATGTGATCCGCGCGGTAGAGAAGGCGCTGCTAGCAGAGCCCATCGAGCGCGTCTCTGCGACGCCTGCACCCAACGTCCAGCTGATGGATTTCGGTGAGTCCTGGGCCCGCTACGCCGTCCGCTACTGGCTGACGGACCTCGCGGTGGACGACCCGACGGACAGCGTCGTGCGCCAGCGCATCTTCTACGCCCTGACCCGCGCTGGGATGTCCCTCGCGATCCCGGCTCAGGCAGTGTTCGTCACCAAGGAGTCTCCGAAGCGCCAAGCCAAGAAGGCTGAAGAGACCGTTCAGCGCCAGCGCAACGCGATCGAAAACGTCGACTTGTTCAACAAGTTGCCCGAGGAAGAGCGCATGCATCTGGCACAGTCCCTCGAGTACGCGCCGTTCACCAAGGGCGAGGCGCTCACCAAGCAGGGCGCCAAGGCTCACTGGCTGTACATCATCGAGGAGGGTCAGTGCGCGGTGCGCGTGGAAGTCGACGGCATCCAACGGGAGGTCTCCACGCTCCACGATGGCGACTTCATGGGTGAGATGTCGCTCCTGACCGGAGAGAAGCGCTCCGCCACCGTGATCGCCCTCTCGGAGGTCCGGTGCTGGAAGCT
This sequence is a window from Polyangiaceae bacterium. Protein-coding genes within it:
- a CDS encoding mechanosensitive ion channel; this encodes MPFLRALLDQAQSAWTPWITLVVVVSGLAVHGGERRTRLPGFFLAIHFVILCVTAGLTLVHSKLVDDLHLAAVLTGGVATVGAVGALVFRGIVPRLKTQVPQIVQDVAIFGAIVVTLLVVASRNGFNLSSIVATSAVLTAVIGLSLQDTLGNILGGMALQTDESINVGDWIKVGDVIGRVANIHWRYTAVETRNWETVVIPNSVLLKNQVIVLGRRTGQPIQWRRWVWFNVDYRFSPPDVIRAVEKALLAEPIERVSATPAPNVQLMDFGESWARYAVRYWLTDLAVDDPTDSVVRQRIFYALTRAGMSLAIPAQAVFVTKESPKRQAKKAEETVQRQRNAIENVDLFNKLPEEERMHLAQSLEYAPFTKGEALTKQGAKAHWLYIIEEGQCAVRVEVDGIQREVSTLHDGDFMGEMSLLTGEKRSATVIALSEVRCWKLGREHFRHLMQRRPEIAEEVAEILAARQIELDRVRDNLSQEVTARKFDERKHALADRIKSFFGLNA